TATCAGCCGATTCAATCATAAGTGTAAGACTCCGTAGATGAGGAGAATTCATTCAGTCTAGAACTGATTCTAACAtggacttttttcttttcctccaaACAATTCTAGAAAATATTGTAATGTGTTCACCCTACGGTTAAATAACCGTCCTTTTACTATATAGGAATcatggtgattttttttttttttgaagaccGCGAATTGTTTTCTGTTTTCATAAATGCGATAAATAATTTATCGTTTTCTAATCttctaaaaaaaagataaatgatTTATTGTTTTcgtaaaaaattagaaaatgatgaattaTTAGAGAAAATTTCATCGTGGTTCCTATATGGCAAAAATAGGATTAGTTTGTCAATTATTTTCTTATAGAgttatttatcaaatttaaaaatttttataggggtattttgaaaaaaaaaggccttCTAACATCGTGTCATCTAGCTAGCAATTAATTCCAAAATAGTTTTATTCGATAATTGTAGTTTACTTAAATTCATCTTTGTACCCTTGTAATTTGGATATGGATGGAGTTTCAACTACGCGTGCTATTGccaagcatttttttttttttttcacacttaCCTCCCTTCAAAGAttcttttttcactttccttggGTTTACCCCAACGGTAAAAGAAAACAtcgaaaaaagaaattaaagagaaaaaagatagTAAATTACTGGTTTTATtcattatttagaaataaatttgattaGCAAATAGCAATACGAgacaattaaatttcaaattttagaatttgttCTTAATTATTTAGCTTTTAATCAATTGCATTAAGGTTTCATTTACGATTGCTGAGAGATTATATTACGTGCGATGAAAAAATACGTtagaaaaatatcatatttgtttctgtacgtaggagtcagttatgatatattttctacgattTCACTAAAGAACGTAACATTTTtacattaattatattttatctgATAGTATCATATGGATCTTAATACCGAACTAAGTTTTAAAGTGTGGTCCGATGTATTTTGAACGGCCTGCGTTCGTTGTAGTGATCGAGATTCGTATTTGGACGTGCTTCACCCATCGCCACCCTTCATCGCCTATTAGACTTTCGCTTATACCACTAATTTcatattctctctctagatGTATACTTTCACAAATCCCTGCATACGTGTAtatcaataataaatttttatcgtCTAAAAGTCAAcatttttactatatatatatatatatatattcttctgcgatgttttttaattttatttgtgttgcttaatttatatttttaataaataaaataggtaCATGctgtttttttctaaaaaaaaaaaaaaaatttccagtCTCTTTCAAACTGGCAGAAACATTTCATCAAACACCTCACGGCCTTCACGTCTTCAtccccataaaaaaaaaaaaagaaaaaaaaaaagagaacccCGAAAACACACCTTCAGATCTCaccccgtctctctctctcggcgTGCCTCTCGCCGGAAAACTCCTCGTTACTCGCGCCCTCGGCCGCTGTTCGGCGGCGCCACCTCCCTCTCGATCCCTTCCGGCGAGGAAATGGAGACCATATGGAAGCAGGCCTCGAAGCTACGGGACCAAGTCGCGCGGCAACAGCAGGTGccctcctcgccctcctctTTACCTTCTTTACCTTCTTTTGATCGATTTCTTAGGTTTTGATCATCCCGACAATCGGGTTCCCCTTCGTTTCCTGTTTAGATCGACCCCCTTTTTGTCGTCTCTGGTGCCGATTCGGTCTCTTTGATCCAATTCGATCCTATCTAGGGCAGGGGTAGATTCTCGAAGCCTCATTTGGTTCTCCGAGATTGCATTAAAGTAGATTTTAGATTCGGTGATGTTCCATTCCGAGAAATTTCATTAATGCGGAAGGAGAAAATAAGATATGAGACTTAGCCGCTTTCGATGGTTCTTCATGATAGGAATTAGCAGCGAAAACCCTTGGGTAGTTCCTCTAAATAGAACACATCTTGTGACCAATGGCTTGGATCCAAAAAAGATGTCATTTTGAAGccttgaaataaataaaagatggCAATGAGAGGCACCATTAATTTCAATTTGGTTAAAGTATTTTTGGTAATAGGCGCATTTCTTTGGCATGCATCTTGAGGATTATTTGTTGATTGTATGTCAACTGGATTGTGCTTATATATATGACCTATATGCtagtgtttttctttcttttttttttctctggtaTTTTGTTTCTTAGTTTCGGAACAATAAGAAATTGTTATATGCGAATGCCCGTAAGAAATTGTTTATCCATGCACCTACCTCTCTAAAAGTGTTACAAAAAGATACGCCCTTCCAAGATTCTACAATTTGCATATTAACTTTCGAAAACTTCATGATTTGCACGTCACGCTTCCAAAAGCCGAAAATTTGCATCTAACGTGAGAGTAACTTTTAGACAACCTACTCTGGTTTTCTTGTAGTTTGCTGCACTCCCTACGATCTTTTGCTCATCCAGTCATCTTCTTTCAAAGCTGCTCTTGAAGTTTAGAACCATAACCTTCCAATTCAAGAGGTGTGAAGCACTAGAAGTTCATTACTGTGGAATTAGTTGTTTCCTCTTTTCCTGGAGAGAAGTAGACTGATTATATGCGCAATCATCTTCAGGGGTCTTAGCAATGTCATCAAGACATTAATAAACATGACACATGACATCAATTTTTGATCCGCTACCATTGTAGGCTGTTCTCAAGCAATTTGGAGGCAGTGGAGGCTCTGATGGTGTGCTTACAGATGAAGCAGAAATTAAGCAACACCGAAAATTAGAAAGGCTTTACATTTCCACTCGTGCTGCCAAGGTCAGTAAAGCTTTCTTTCTTTCAGCGCctttatgtttttttcttttttccctgtGCGGGTTAGTtatcgatatatatatacacacacagtTCATGCAGCGGAAGGATATACAGTTaagcttttcttctttctttcagcATTTTCAAAGAGACATAGTTCGTGGAGTGGAAGGATATACAGTTACCGGATCCAAACAGGTTGAAATAGGTATGCTTGTATATTCGTCAGACAGCATGTACCTGTTGTTGTTCTTATGAAAATCATGTGCAACTTGTTCTGTCTTATTGTTTATGCCTGTATCTCTTATAGGTAATAAATTATCTGAGGACGGTCGGAAATATGGTGCTGAAAACACCTGCACCAGCAGCGACACATTATCAAAAGCTGCTTTTTATTTTGCAAGAGCTCGTTGTCGAATTGAAAAGGAACGCGGAAATCTACTGAAAGCCCTTAATACTCAGGTCTCATTAGCTGCCATTTTCTTTTTGCTGATATCTGCTTTCTCACTGTCACACTGCTAATAATATCCTTTTTTAGCATCAGTCCATGAATAGAAAGAATTCTTGGCATTATGAATATGTTATCTGTATCTTTAGGTGTGCTGGTCCAAATAGTTGTGCTTACATAATAATTTGAGGATGAATGTTTTAAGATCAGTTTAATAAtgtaaatatatcattttttttgggCGCACAATGGAAGCTGTGCTATTCCTGCTTCTATGATGTGCAAATATGCAGAAACTGTTGTCATGAAATCATCATCCATCGTCCATCGTTGTTGATCTAGAATGCCACTTTTCTCTTTGCTCGTTGTATTAGCCAAAAACAGTTGCCCTGCTAATGgagaatttattatttgatttattttgatGATTTACTGTGATTATGATTACTTTTCCTGATTGACTTATTATTTCCGTTAAGCAGATCACATATGTAGACCTATTTCCTGTAAATTTTGCTCTAATACTTATGACTTACATGGACTAGTTATTTTTGAATGTCAGGTTGCAGAACCATTAAGAGCTATGGTAGTGGGGGCTCCTTTGGAGGACGCTCGACACCTTGCACAGAGATATGACCGAGTGCGGCAAGACGCTGAATCTCAGGtttcttatatgaaatattGGTCAACTTTCTCCGCAAGACACCCTAATCTGATAGTTGTTCCTTCATAAAACATTGACTTCATTTAAAGGGCCTTTATGCAGTATGTTCTGATTGCAAAATTACTTTTCTCTTATTAGAAATGAGTACCCTTTGTCAATACTTCTACACTAATTTAGCTTGGGTACCTCTTGCCTGTACTTGGTGCATTTGTTCATTCAAACTTCCCCTGCCATTGAGGATATAATAAAGCATTGAACTTCGAAGACCTGCCAATGAATTGATTGTATAAATTATAGCAAGGTGAAAAAATGAAATAGCTGCAAAATATGCTTTATTTGAGCAGCAGTTATTATTATAATCTGCATATCGAATAATTTATATTGCGAACATGAATTCTTTTCAGGCTATGGAGGTGTCAAGGCGCCAAGTGAAAGTAAGAGAAGCGCCTGGAAATGGTGATCTTATTGTGAAGTTAGAAGCTGCTGAGTACAAGTTGGAAGAATTGAAGTCTACCATGACGGTTGTTGGTAAGGAAGCTGTTGCGGCGATGACAGCTGTAGAAGCCCAACAGCAAAGGCTGACTTTACAGCGTCTCATTGCGATGGTACTCATTTATTCTTTCCTTTGATATTAGCTAGCGTGTGATAGTCAACGAAGATATTTAACgaaaatattcctgcaaaatcatctgTTTACATCTTTACCCATCTGAAATCTTAATAGTCAAATATGCCATTAAAGAACTTGATTTTTCATCCATCCTAGACTCGCAAACACTAGCCATTTTTAAAAACTTGTTCTAATGCAGAGCAACTTTTTTTCATGAATTGGATGACTTCCCAAATTAAGATATGTGTTTTTCTGTAAGGAATCTACGAATTCAGATTCTACAAGAGCATACATCaatatatatgattttgcaGGGTTTTATATGTAATAGCTACTATTTATAATTAATGGCTTATGCATGGGTTTTTGGCAACTGTTTCCCACTTGAAGGTTGAATCTGAGCGAACTTACCACCAGAGGATCCTGCAAATCCTCGATCAACTTGAAAGAGAGGTAATGCAACTACTTCTCAGTCACAGAAAATCTCAGTCACAGAAAAAGTTTTTTCTCAATTCAAGTACTCAATAATTATCTTGATAGTCCTCTTTTGTGGAATATGATGGTATTCCTGTTTATCTGAATGACTGTTCTATTTCAACTGGCAGATGGCGCCAGAGCatcaaagagttgaaggatcCCCTCATCCAGTCATGGAGAACTCTACAGCGTCACCTCCCTCATATGAAGAGGCCAATGGCATGTCTACGTACCAAACAGTTAATGATTCAACTGAAAATGCGGTGTACTTCCTAGCTGAGGTGAATAAATCAACTCCAAAGCCAAAGTTAGTTAGAAGTTTTGAATTACTGGCACACTAAAAGTACGAGTTTGGATCACCTGTTCGTGCTTATCATTTCTACTATGCAGGCTATACAATCATTTCAAGCTGAAAGTTTCGTGGAGCTTAACTTGTCCATTGGTGACTATGTTGTTGTACGGAAGGTAttactctctccgcatggttGCTTAAGTATCTTTTTAGCTGCAAAACAGGAACCACTTCCTTGTAACCATTGCCTTTCGTCATGTCTAGATGATTAGCTTGAAATGTACTATAAGTAATTAAATTCGACTGCATCTCAAGCTGACCTTATCAGACAGAGAGCTGTGAAGTTGCTGATTACATGTTAACTAGTTTTTATGGAAAGTAGAAGTACTCCCGTTATGATGTTTAAGATGTCCAACATGCCATTCTACTTGTGGCTCCTCCTACCAATTTTAACATGTaatcaaaattgaaaatcaaGCTTTTCGTCAGTGTTAGTAGAATCCGATTGGGTGAAAAACTATAAGCACGTAGACTAAAAACCGCTGACTTGATCTGCGTGCTTGATCATTTGCAGGTTTCGAATAATGGTTGGGCGGAAGGTGAATCCAGAGGGAAAGCAGGTTGGTTCCCTTATGGATACATTGAAAAGCGAGAGCGCGTGCTTGCTAGTAAAGTTGCTCCTGTTTTCTAGAATGATATCTACTAGCTTGTGCGATGCAAATTATTGTCTTTGTAGTCAGCTGGTTGTATTCAGAGGTTCATTCCAGAGAACatacaaattatattttgtgATCAATTCTTTTGTCTATATATACTGTTCTATTGTGAAGTGGCGCTGTCTCTGTTTTCTGCAATCACTCCTTAACTGGCTAATGGAACGAATTTACTTATGTTCTTTATTTCTTCACTCCACAGTAATCTAAACTTTGGTGTATGTAATCCAAAATAAGGATTGCCGTGTCAGCGGGCACGGTCTAGCATGGCTGGGCCATTAAACTTTTGtggtttttctaatttttttagagttCACTTTCATGATTTTCCATTTGCTCGGTTGAGCTTATTAGCCTAttggaaaaaaacaaaacagcTTGAGTTTTATGCGGAAAATCTTTGTAAATGAAAGTGCTTCAAAGAAGCACTAGTAGCAGAAGCAGCAGAAGTTTCATGCGCATGatgatgattttgatttttcaagTACCCCACCGTTTTTAATACAAAAGCCCAATCGCTTATCCAAGCACTGTATTTTCCGCTTCCCCGTAAAGGCACTCTCACTCGCTCTCATTTTTCTCgcgggcatttcgtcgaacaccatGGCCGCATCACCTGCCGCGGCCGCTCTCCTCCGTCTCCCTCTCCCCCGCCCCTCCTCCCTTCTCCTCCccactctctccctcctctctcccctTCGCCCCCCTCTACATCCTCCGCTCtcgctctccctctccttccccccCTCCCTtcgcctcttctcctcctctacCCTCACACAATCccaccccactccccctccccctccccctccccaaTNTGGCGATGGAACCCGCCCAATCGCTCCCGCGCTTGCCGTGCCCTAATCTGAGcgtgaaggagaagaaggagttggCGTCGTACGCGCACAGTCTCGGGAAGAAGCTCAAGTCGCAGCAGGTTGGGAAATCGGGCGTTACCCCTTCCGTCGCCGCGTCCTTCGTCGAGACCCTCGAGGCCAATGAGCTCCTCAAGGTtgattcttttgcttttttttccttttgttttcttaCGGGTTTATGTCGCTTTATGCGAATTTAAGGGTAATTTCATGCTTGCATCGTTCTATTTACTCTATTTACGCCATTTCGGTAGTGGATGCATTGAAAAATATGTGTTTTGGTGAACGTTATCAATAGGATTATGAAGATGCTGTTGATAGACCAATCACCTACATGCATGCTTGGGCGTACGTTTGGAGAATTTGAGCTGTGTTTACATTGTCTTGGCATTATGAAAtccctaaatttttaaaatttggtggGCCTGAGTTGCTTGTAAGACTCCATGAAACGGTGAAATTGCATTTTGGGGTTTGTTGgtacattcatatatatatatatatatatatatatatatatatatatatatatatgtatctcaATGAGCATGTGGCATTTGGTTTTCAACAGGAACTATAGTACGTCGTACTTACTGTAGATTTATCCTTAGTAGTTTATGTTCTTATTCCCTGATGTTCAGTCACTGTTCTCGGGCTTAGATTGTGTATCGGCTCTGAGGAGGATAATATTTTGGTGCTTAACAGAAGAGCTTCAATTTTATGGCGCTAGTGTGAAAAATGTTGTGTCCATTGTCCTGTGAGAGCTAAGTTTAACATATCTTGTGTTGCCAATTTTGTATGCCTATATAGTGCGAGGGAAAAAGTTATGTCGTGTCTAGCTGGAAGTGAAGGGACTTAAATGATCTGTAAAGATGAGCATTTTTAGGTTCCTTTTGTTGCTAGATCCAAAGATGATGTTTGGTACTTTTTGCAACATTTATCGTTTTGAATTTGGTTGCTATCGGCTCAGGTTGGACTTAATAAGGTAATACGTTTAGGTTTTGGATCAATCTGAGGCTAAAATCAGGTGAAGTCTAATAAAAGCAGTTTGGCTATGATCTAACATGAAGAAGCTACTGTTTGGGGAAATCAAGTATAATGCGGACAGTCATCACATCAGGCTGAAAATCAAGTGAAATGTAATATCTAACTTCCAACTAGAGATTGCTGATGGTGGATTTTACAATAACCAAGAACTTTATCCTAGCTTACGCCAAATTTCAAACTTATTGATGACTAGAGAAATTCCTTTTGTCGTCTTCTCTATGCAGTCTTAGAACTATTCTCAGTTTAATGCCCTGCCAGACATACTTGAGAGATAGTTAATACACTTGCATAACACAGTATTGATCCCTGATGTGTATTTTGATTATGAACTTGCATGACTCAGTTTAATAGTGCAGGTGTAGGTCCGCATCTTGTATGACTGAAATAAAGTTCCAGGACTACAATTCTTTGTTTACGAACTTCCTCGTTAGGCTTTAAGCCATTCTTACTGGCTGTTGAATGTCAGTATTTTAAGATTTCTTGCATGCTCTAAGCAGCTTAAAGTGCACGGAAGCTGCCCGGGAGAGTTGAGTGATGTGATAAAACAACTCGAGGAGTCCACTGGATCAGTTGCCGTCAGTCAGATTGGCCGCTCGGTGATTCTTTATCGGCCTAGCCTTAGCaagatgaaaaagaaagaggcTCAGAGTGCCAGAAGTGGCGGCAATGCGAGATCTTCATCAAAATCCACTACCCcattcaaagtacaaaagagGAGACAAGTATCTACTGCCCATCAACGCCGTTAGCATAGCAGCTCATCACAAATTTTAGCCACTTAGAATCATGGTATTGTTGCCCATCTACATTGCTAACTTTTCGCCCTTTATTAGTGGAATGTTAGTTTGTAAATCATCTTACGAGCCAAAAGAGCAAGCAGAAGAATCACCTCTGTTGGATGAAGAAGTTGGGTCCTCATTGTAACAAGTAAAAATGGCAACTATTGATCGTCTCGTAATTGTAAGTTAAATTGCTTGTTAAGTAGTTTTGATTGTTATTACAAGTTGATtgtgttccttttttttgtttggtttgttgACGCGGTCTACAATCTTAAGCTTTATCTTATTGTATTTATAGCCCTTCAGCCTTTTCCTGTCTTATTTTCAATCAGTTTTCGACAGATGAATGCAAAATTTGTGAGAATTGATGGCTATTCCATTAGATTTAAGAGCTTCTTCTGCCTTTTAGTTTACCGAATTGTCGGTTGGTTTTGTTAACAGTTAATAAGAGATTGTCAACTAGCTGTTAAATGCAATGTAATCCCCAGTTCATCTCATTGGCAGAATAAGATGAACTTGCAAATGATGAATCAGAACAGAAAATGGCCATTGAAATTGAGCATCAGAGCACCCAATTGCATTTAGAAGATCTAAAGCATCATTATAAATCACCGTAATGTCAATCAGCGAGGCAGAAACAAGTTGGAAAGCTTTGTTTTACTATCCGGAGCTTGGGAACTTCGGtcgaaagtttaatttcatGTAGAAAAATATGGAGGTGAGTTAGGTGTGATACTATTTCTGGAAAAACTGGCATTATCGGTGTGGTAGGTTTGGGAGTGAACTTTAAGATGCAAATCAATTCACAGTCACAGATTGTAGCTCCACAGCTGCCACTTTATGCCTGCTACAATCTTAGAGCATATGCAAGAGAAGCTTAGCTTGGACGAAATTTTCAACTTGGAGACTTGCCACTGCTGATCCCTACACAACTAgtcgaatttttatttagttCAAGTGCTTTACTTTAGTAATTGAGTGTATTTGATGCATCTGTAAGTTCATGTGCCACGAGTCGAAAATCCTCCATCCATCTTATGATCAGTTAAGTGTTCGACATTCAGATAGAGATAATGTTGTAATTCCGTAGATGCATGCTCTgcatttttctgtttttatagatagaaaaaaaagaaaaagtagaaaaacGCAGAGCATGCATCTACGGAATTACAACATTATCTCTATCTGAATGTCGAACACTTAAGTTCAAGCCGCAATTTACGCCGAAAATTCGCCCTAAGGGAGAAGTGGGATGGATAGGTGATGGTTCCAGTTTTCTACACTgggtttgaaaaataaattcctGCCGAAAATTACTGTAGCATTAATGTAATGGCTTTTCAAATGAAGTGTTTAGCGAGAACCGTAAGTAATATTGgcgaaaaaattaattaattaaacgaaactaaaaattattatttttgcaaaCAATGTATTTTTGCAGTTAAATAACCAGATAAAGCTATTTTGAAGTTTCTCGTTAGAACTGTTTACTTTTCTTAAGGATTGGGAGAGAAAGCCAAAATAGTTCTCAAAAGTGCACCAAGTCAAACTTTATAGACTCATTAATGTAGGCTATATTCTTCGCCGTATGATTCTTAATGAGAATTTTTAAGCAAAAGTGCTTGAATTAAAAAACTAGTAAATGTACTTCAAACCCGGTGTTTTATTATATTGattttctaaataatataatatcagaattaattctaaattttctgtcGTTCCGAAATTTTATGAATTTCTTTTCTGTATGATTAGTCTCCTGGATAGTGAAAATTACATAAACATGttcaatatataataaacatTGTCCAAAGAGGGTTTAGATGTCCTTGAA
This genomic interval from Ananas comosus cultivar F153 linkage group 8, ASM154086v1, whole genome shotgun sequence contains the following:
- the LOC109714174 gene encoding uncharacterized protein LOC109714174; amino-acid sequence: MEPAQSLPRLPCPNLSVKEKKELASYAHSLGKKLKSQQVGKSGVTPSVAASFVETLEANELLKLKVHGSCPGELSDVIKQLEESTGSVAVSQIGRSVILYRPSLSKMKKKEAQSARSGGNARSSSKSTTPFKVQKRRQVSTAHQRR
- the LOC109714173 gene encoding SH3 domain-containing protein 2-like — protein: METIWKQASKLRDQVARQQQAVLKQFGGSGGSDGVLTDEAEIKQHRKLERLYISTRAAKHFQRDIVRGVEGYTVTGSKQVEIGNKLSEDGRKYGAENTCTSSDTLSKAAFYFARARCRIEKERGNLLKALNTQVAEPLRAMVVGAPLEDARHLAQRYDRVRQDAESQAMEVSRRQVKVREAPGNGDLIVKLEAAEYKLEELKSTMTVVGKEAVAAMTAVEAQQQRLTLQRLIAMVESERTYHQRILQILDQLEREMAPEHQRVEGSPHPVMENSTASPPSYEEANGMSTYQTVNDSTENAVYFLAEAIQSFQAESFVELNLSIGDYVVVRKVSNNGWAEGESRGKAGWFPYGYIEKRERVLASKVAPVF